A section of the Sphingomonas ginsenosidivorax genome encodes:
- the dxs gene encoding 1-deoxy-D-xylulose-5-phosphate synthase, with amino-acid sequence MSDFPATPLLDTVTSPADLRDLKPDQLRQLADELRAETISAVGTTGGHLGSGLGVVELTTAIHYVFDTPRDTLVWDVGHQCYPHKILTGRRDRIRTLRQGGGLSGFTKRSESEYDPFGAAHSSTSISAALGFATANKIAGKPGKAIAVIGDGSMSAGMAYEAMNNAQAAGNRLVVILNDNDMSIAPPVGGLSAYLSRIVSSRGFLGLREQLKRLARKLPRPFAEAARKTDEFARGMTMGGTLFEELGFYYVGPIDGHNLEHLIPVLENVRDAEEGPILVHVVTKKGKGYAPAEAAADKYHGVQKFDVISGIQTKAPPGPPQYQNVFGAQLVKEAATDPRICAITAAMPSGTGLDPFAKAYPDRFFDVGIAEQHGVTFAAGLAAQGMRPFCAIYSTFLQRAYDQVVHDVAIQNLPVRFAIDRAGLVGADGATHAGSFDITYLATLPNFVVMAAADEAELVHMTHTAAQHDSGPIAVRYPRGNGTGVALPETPMLLEIGKGRMVREGKTVAILSLGTRLEEALKAADVLEAKGLSTSVADLRFAKPLDEALIRRLLVTHEVAVTIEEGAVGGLGAHVLTLASDEGLTDGGLKIRTLRLPDTFQDQDKPEVQYAQAGLDSDAIVDTVLKALRHNRAPLSDIASA; translated from the coding sequence ATGTCCGATTTCCCCGCAACGCCGCTGCTCGACACGGTCACGTCACCCGCCGACCTCCGCGACCTGAAGCCAGACCAGCTCCGCCAACTGGCCGACGAGCTGCGCGCCGAGACGATTTCCGCGGTGGGCACCACCGGCGGTCACCTCGGTTCGGGGCTGGGCGTGGTCGAGCTGACCACCGCGATTCACTACGTCTTCGACACGCCGCGCGACACGTTGGTGTGGGACGTCGGCCATCAATGCTATCCGCACAAGATCCTGACCGGGCGCCGTGACCGCATCCGCACGCTGCGCCAGGGCGGCGGGCTGTCGGGCTTCACCAAGCGGTCGGAAAGCGAATACGATCCGTTCGGCGCGGCGCATTCGTCGACGTCGATCTCGGCGGCCCTGGGTTTTGCAACCGCGAACAAGATCGCGGGCAAGCCCGGCAAGGCGATCGCCGTGATCGGCGACGGATCGATGTCCGCGGGCATGGCCTATGAGGCGATGAACAACGCGCAGGCGGCGGGCAACCGGCTCGTCGTCATCCTCAACGACAACGACATGTCGATCGCACCGCCGGTCGGCGGGCTGTCGGCCTATCTCAGCCGAATCGTGTCGAGTCGCGGCTTTCTGGGCCTGCGCGAGCAGCTGAAGCGGCTCGCACGCAAGCTCCCGCGGCCGTTCGCCGAGGCGGCGCGCAAGACCGACGAGTTCGCGCGCGGCATGACGATGGGCGGCACGCTGTTCGAGGAACTGGGCTTCTATTATGTCGGCCCGATCGACGGCCACAATCTCGAGCATCTGATCCCGGTGCTGGAAAATGTCCGCGATGCCGAGGAAGGCCCGATCCTGGTCCATGTCGTGACCAAGAAGGGCAAGGGCTATGCCCCCGCCGAGGCCGCCGCGGACAAGTATCACGGCGTGCAGAAGTTCGACGTGATCTCCGGCATCCAGACCAAGGCGCCCCCGGGCCCGCCGCAGTACCAGAACGTGTTCGGCGCGCAGCTCGTCAAGGAAGCCGCAACCGACCCGCGGATCTGCGCGATCACCGCGGCGATGCCGTCGGGCACCGGGCTCGATCCGTTCGCGAAAGCCTATCCCGACCGCTTCTTCGACGTCGGCATCGCGGAACAGCACGGCGTGACCTTTGCCGCAGGTCTCGCCGCGCAGGGGATGCGCCCGTTCTGCGCGATCTATTCGACCTTCCTGCAGCGGGCCTATGACCAGGTCGTCCACGACGTCGCGATCCAGAACCTGCCGGTCCGCTTCGCGATCGACCGCGCCGGGCTGGTCGGCGCCGACGGCGCGACGCACGCCGGGTCGTTCGACATCACTTATCTGGCGACGCTCCCCAATTTCGTCGTGATGGCGGCGGCGGACGAGGCCGAACTGGTGCACATGACGCACACCGCGGCGCAGCACGACAGCGGCCCGATCGCGGTCCGCTATCCGCGCGGCAACGGCACCGGCGTCGCGCTGCCCGAGACCCCGATGCTGCTTGAGATCGGCAAGGGCCGGATGGTTCGCGAGGGCAAGACGGTCGCGATCCTCAGCCTTGGCACGCGGCTCGAGGAAGCGCTCAAGGCCGCCGACGTGCTCGAGGCCAAGGGCCTGAGCACCAGCGTCGCCGACCTCCGCTTCGCCAAGCCGCTCGACGAGGCGCTGATCCGCCGCCTGCTCGTGACGCACGAGGTCGCCGTGACGATCGAGGAGGGCGCCGTCGGCGGTCTCGGCGCGCATGTCCTGACGCTGGCGTCGGACGAGGGGCTGACCGACGGCGGGCTCAAGATCCGCACGCTGCGCCTGCCCGACACGTTCCAGGACCAGGACAAGCCCGAGGTCCAGTACGCCCAGGCGGGACTCGATTCGGATGCGATCGTCGACACCGTGCTCAAGGCATTGCGGCACAACCGCGCGCCGCTCTCGGACATCGCCAGCGCCTGA